Proteins encoded by one window of Pseudobdellovibrionaceae bacterium:
- a CDS encoding S8 family serine peptidase, which translates to MLKQLSFRKYSLLLLSVYFLGDHISSQRISSLNEHDLSQATGASVVAAPTGIRSTVLTDANIAPKKSSKKEINVLLNDPAMPHTWGLKQTDVQKAWKISQGSKKVVVAVIDTGVDIKQEDIKNNLWINPNPTKGDLHGWNFVNDNNDLSDNHGHGTHIAGIIGAEGGNGKGISGVSPQVSLMILKYYDPNSRGSDNLKNTIRAIHYAIDNGAHIINYSGGGLDYSEEEKAAIERARRRGILFVAAAGNERSNSDIKKYYPADYDLDNIISVTALDQKQQILPSSNYGVQTVHIAAPGNNIYSTLPNNRYGYMTGTSQATAFVSGVAALILAHHQDLKPYQIGAYLKNTGDLIDGLKDKTATSRKINSYRALSILGQGMGATGVIATNSSNLNTTFNPSSQQQARQARRESQKEGSLESFANSLLQKIQ; encoded by the coding sequence ATGTTAAAGCAATTGAGCTTCAGAAAGTATTCACTATTGCTCTTATCGGTTTACTTTTTAGGCGATCATATTTCAAGTCAAAGAATCAGCTCTTTAAATGAGCACGACCTTAGTCAAGCGACTGGGGCCTCTGTAGTTGCTGCACCAACAGGTATCAGAAGTACAGTTTTGACCGATGCTAACATTGCCCCTAAAAAATCTAGTAAAAAAGAGATCAATGTTCTTTTGAACGACCCTGCGATGCCTCACACTTGGGGTTTAAAACAAACAGATGTACAAAAAGCGTGGAAGATTTCACAGGGCAGTAAGAAAGTTGTAGTTGCTGTGATTGATACAGGCGTGGATATTAAACAAGAAGACATTAAAAATAACTTATGGATCAATCCCAACCCTACTAAGGGTGACCTGCATGGATGGAATTTTGTGAATGACAATAATGATCTTTCTGACAACCACGGACATGGAACGCATATCGCAGGTATTATTGGGGCTGAAGGTGGTAATGGTAAGGGGATCAGTGGAGTGTCTCCACAAGTGAGCCTTATGATCTTAAAGTATTACGATCCTAATAGTCGTGGTTCAGACAACTTAAAAAATACGATTCGTGCGATTCACTACGCTATTGATAATGGGGCGCACATTATTAACTATTCGGGTGGTGGTTTAGATTACAGCGAAGAAGAAAAAGCCGCCATTGAAAGAGCAAGACGTCGTGGAATTTTATTTGTTGCAGCTGCGGGTAATGAAAGATCAAATTCAGATATCAAGAAGTATTATCCTGCGGACTATGATTTAGATAATATCATCTCTGTTACTGCTTTAGATCAAAAGCAACAGATTTTACCTTCAAGTAACTATGGTGTGCAAACGGTGCATATCGCAGCTCCTGGAAACAATATTTACTCAACACTTCCTAATAACCGCTATGGATATATGACGGGAACATCACAGGCCACAGCCTTTGTGAGTGGTGTGGCGGCTTTGATTTTAGCTCATCATCAAGATTTAAAACCTTATCAAATTGGCGCTTATCTTAAGAACACAGGAGATTTGATTGATGGTTTGAAGGACAAGACTGCCACAAGTCGTAAAATCAACTCTTATCGTGCTCTTTCAATTTTAGGGCAGGGTATGGGTGCCACAGGTGTGATTGCGACAAACTCTTCAAATCTCAATACAACTTTTAATCCTAGTAGCCAGCAGCAAGCTAGACAGGCTCGTCGTGAATCTCAAAAAGAAGGTTCACTAGAAAGTTTTGCAAATAGCTTGTTACAAAAAATTCAGTAG
- a CDS encoding lytic transglycosylase domain-containing protein, whose product MQKVFFHSYFNSYVAPLLSTAIFLSSLFIPLASQASSSHTKKITDYSPLISAIQNNDISSLLELMSDYPWVESYILDILQTDLSFVDSISNSDHKIKILYKLFDKADFAPLQKSLLDKIIETQTSMNISNEEAQKALYELTNEKINLEDCRPNFERAQKFREFRKFELSLKLFDANFKCSNDVEGKLRALNQIVLTHKLKERGKVFIKASDRHYNFALEQFKKKNITATQMNRIGIAHVRTLWTYQSLSSAEKTLDELIPILKPHISLQTAYWIKARLFEERSNLTESLKYIDLALAEKSLNLDDLLTLHWQKFWDNYKSNKLDIAEQALRDAIKVNDPEDSRSRLYYWLKEMLQKKEQTEDIKKEIAGIEDLLLKRYPLSFYAALVRKHRNIDFPSSQLENLESAAYKKRPASLNFTLYKQLHEVSVVATQAYLKSYYKQYKNKISKAERLFVKRLLARNGDTHNLFLDIKLKPELCMAKDSPCADLFPTPYKTLVTQSAQKYQVPAELVFSIIRQESVFNPIAKSWADARGLMQLLPSLAKEIAPKVGVEYKNSLDLYQPEKNIQLGSFHLRSLYNRNSQSLVMALSGYNADEKKAQVWFKTRFKGNWLEFIEEIPYKETRNYNKLVLRNFIIYSYLNNNPIGEWFPAGL is encoded by the coding sequence ATGCAAAAGGTTTTTTTTCATTCCTATTTTAATTCGTATGTCGCACCTCTTTTATCGACGGCTATCTTCTTATCTTCCCTTTTTATTCCTTTGGCTTCACAAGCTAGCTCCTCTCACACCAAAAAAATCACCGACTACTCTCCATTGATCTCAGCTATTCAAAACAATGATATCAGTTCCTTACTTGAGCTGATGTCTGATTACCCCTGGGTTGAAAGTTATATTCTTGATATTTTACAGACAGATTTAAGTTTTGTAGATAGTATTTCCAATTCAGACCACAAGATTAAAATTCTTTATAAACTTTTTGATAAAGCCGACTTTGCTCCCTTACAAAAAAGCCTTTTAGATAAAATCATTGAAACTCAAACCAGTATGAACATCTCTAATGAAGAGGCACAAAAAGCTCTTTATGAACTTACAAACGAAAAGATCAACCTCGAAGACTGCCGCCCCAACTTTGAGCGTGCACAAAAATTTCGTGAATTCAGAAAGTTTGAGTTGAGTTTAAAATTATTCGATGCCAACTTTAAATGTTCTAATGATGTTGAGGGCAAATTACGCGCCTTAAATCAAATTGTTCTCACCCATAAACTTAAAGAGCGCGGTAAGGTCTTTATCAAAGCCTCTGACCGACATTATAACTTTGCCCTTGAGCAATTTAAGAAAAAAAATATCACAGCCACACAGATGAACCGCATAGGTATCGCCCATGTCAGAACCTTATGGACCTATCAGTCACTTTCAAGTGCCGAAAAGACCCTAGATGAGCTGATCCCAATACTTAAACCTCACATCTCATTGCAAACTGCATATTGGATTAAGGCTCGTCTATTTGAAGAGCGCTCCAACCTTACTGAGTCGCTAAAGTACATTGATTTAGCTTTAGCAGAGAAATCTTTAAACTTAGATGACCTTTTAACTTTGCATTGGCAAAAGTTTTGGGACAACTATAAAAGCAACAAGCTCGATATCGCCGAACAAGCCTTGCGTGACGCCATTAAAGTGAACGACCCCGAGGACAGCAGGTCTCGTCTGTATTATTGGCTCAAAGAAATGCTACAAAAAAAGGAGCAGACTGAGGACATTAAAAAAGAAATCGCTGGCATCGAAGATCTACTTTTAAAGCGCTATCCTCTTTCTTTTTATGCAGCCCTTGTAAGAAAACACCGCAATATTGATTTTCCCTCTTCACAACTTGAAAACCTAGAATCTGCGGCTTATAAAAAACGCCCAGCCAGTTTAAACTTCACCCTTTATAAACAGCTCCACGAAGTTTCTGTGGTCGCTACTCAAGCCTATTTAAAAAGTTATTACAAACAGTACAAAAATAAAATTAGCAAAGCCGAACGTTTATTTGTTAAACGTTTGCTGGCCCGAAATGGAGACACTCACAATTTATTTTTGGACATCAAACTTAAACCCGAACTTTGTATGGCAAAGGATTCACCTTGTGCCGATCTCTTTCCTACACCTTACAAAACTCTAGTCACTCAATCGGCACAAAAGTATCAAGTTCCTGCCGAGCTTGTCTTTTCTATTATTCGCCAAGAATCTGTCTTTAACCCCATTGCCAAAAGTTGGGCTGATGCCAGAGGTTTAATGCAGCTTCTGCCCTCACTAGCAAAAGAGATCGCTCCTAAGGTGGGCGTGGAGTACAAAAACTCTTTAGATCTTTACCAACCAGAAAAGAACATCCAATTAGGAAGCTTTCACCTCAGAAGTCTATACAATCGCAATTCCCAATCATTGGTTATGGCACTATCAGGTTATAATGCTGACGAAAAGAAGGCCCAAGTTTGGTTTAAAACTAGATTTAAAGGCAATTGGCTTGAATTCATCGAAGAGATTCCTTATAAAGAAACCCGCAACTATAACAAACTAGTTTTAAGAAATTTTATTATTTACAGCTATCTTAACAACAATCCTATCGGAGAGTGGTTCCCCGCAGGATTATAA
- a CDS encoding DMT family transporter, with translation MKINMSERNLGLLFAWITALCWAVLAIGLKYALTFTTTANIAALRVVLAFAGLLLIYLLFKRQEFVVLKKNFPWLALVAGSFLGFNYFGFMKGVELTGAGNSQIMIQIGPLSLALAGVFLFKESFTRRQMLGIIVASLGFIFFYYDKIGLAESVYMTSGNIWLIVAALVWAAYAVIQKILGDQWNPQTLNLVIYFAAGLLLCLNADLKQTLSLGAWEWFILVLLGLNTLVGYGCLAEALKRAPASRVSLIITVNPLGTLGLIYLGNLLNISWMPRENTSWIGWVGAFLVVTGVSWTLVRKKS, from the coding sequence ATGAAAATAAATATGTCAGAAAGAAACCTCGGACTTCTGTTCGCTTGGATTACGGCCCTATGCTGGGCCGTTTTAGCTATTGGACTCAAGTACGCGCTTACATTTACAACCACCGCCAACATTGCAGCCCTTCGTGTTGTACTGGCTTTTGCAGGTCTGCTGCTCATCTATCTTCTTTTTAAACGTCAAGAGTTCGTAGTTTTAAAAAAGAACTTTCCATGGCTCGCTTTAGTCGCTGGGAGTTTTTTAGGTTTTAACTATTTTGGTTTTATGAAAGGAGTGGAACTCACTGGCGCTGGAAACTCCCAAATCATGATTCAGATAGGTCCTTTAAGTTTAGCTCTTGCTGGCGTCTTTCTTTTTAAAGAGAGTTTTACTCGCAGACAGATGTTAGGGATCATTGTGGCCTCTTTAGGTTTTATCTTTTTCTATTACGATAAAATAGGGCTAGCAGAATCTGTGTATATGACCAGTGGTAATATCTGGCTGATTGTCGCAGCCCTAGTTTGGGCGGCTTATGCTGTGATTCAAAAAATTTTAGGCGACCAGTGGAATCCTCAAACTCTTAATCTGGTGATTTATTTTGCCGCTGGGTTACTTCTTTGCCTAAATGCCGACCTAAAACAAACTCTCAGTTTAGGCGCATGGGAGTGGTTCATCTTAGTCCTTTTGGGTTTAAATACCCTTGTGGGTTATGGGTGTCTGGCAGAGGCACTTAAGCGTGCTCCCGCAAGCCGTGTCAGTCTTATTATTACGGTCAATCCTCTCGGGACTTTGGGCCTGATCTATCTTGGAAATTTGCTCAATATTTCTTGGATGCCTCGAGAGAACACCAGTTGGATAGGATGGGTCGGGGCCTTTTTAGTTGTGACCGGAGTGTCGTGGACATTGGTGCGAAAAAAGTCATAA
- the htpX gene encoding protease HtpX — MATIKRFLLFFGVNILMVMTASVAMFVLREYFNVPLDGYYAYVITFYLILGMGGAFFSLWTSKWMAKRLMRLEMLSPNSSHPTEKWLVDTTYALAKKAGLPKMPEVAIYPANELNAFATGPSRSNSLVAVSSGLLEAMDRDEVEGVLAHEVAHIANGDMVTMTLIQGVVNAIVMIVSRLLADIIASKLDERGRGAARFGIYMLVSFVLALFGSILVNWFSRRREFRADYGGAMYAGKNKMIKALEKLAMGYRTVLQSKQDPAVASLKISGVSKKGIKHLFMTHPPLEERIHALKVNSL; from the coding sequence ATGGCTACAATTAAAAGGTTCCTGTTATTTTTTGGTGTGAACATTCTGATGGTGATGACGGCCTCTGTGGCCATGTTTGTTTTACGTGAATATTTTAATGTCCCTCTTGATGGGTATTACGCTTATGTGATCACCTTTTATCTTATTCTTGGTATGGGTGGTGCGTTCTTTTCACTTTGGACCTCCAAGTGGATGGCTAAACGTCTTATGCGTTTAGAAATGCTTTCTCCTAACTCTTCCCACCCTACTGAAAAATGGTTGGTGGACACCACTTATGCTTTAGCTAAAAAAGCGGGCCTGCCCAAAATGCCTGAAGTGGCCATTTACCCAGCTAATGAACTTAACGCTTTTGCAACGGGACCCTCTAGGTCCAACTCCCTTGTGGCCGTGTCTTCTGGTTTACTCGAAGCCATGGACCGCGATGAAGTGGAAGGTGTGTTAGCCCACGAAGTGGCTCACATTGCTAATGGGGATATGGTCACTATGACTCTGATTCAAGGTGTAGTGAATGCGATTGTCATGATTGTTTCAAGACTGCTTGCAGATATTATAGCTTCAAAACTAGATGAAAGAGGCCGAGGGGCTGCACGCTTTGGAATTTATATGCTTGTGAGCTTTGTGCTTGCTCTTTTTGGTTCTATTTTGGTCAATTGGTTTTCACGTCGTCGTGAATTTCGTGCTGATTATGGTGGAGCCATGTATGCAGGTAAAAATAAAATGATCAAAGCTTTAGAAAAGCTTGCTATGGGATACAGAACTGTTTTACAAAGCAAACAAGATCCCGCAGTGGCTTCACTTAAGATTTCAGGCGTGTCTAAAAAAGGCATCAAGCACCTTTTCATGACCCACCCTCCTCTTGAAGAAAGAATCCATGCCTTAAAGGTCAATAGCCTTTAG